In Haliotis asinina isolate JCU_RB_2024 chromosome 15, JCU_Hal_asi_v2, whole genome shotgun sequence, one DNA window encodes the following:
- the LOC137265505 gene encoding vitamin D3 receptor B-like produces the protein MADDSEVETPSDCSMDNPTGSTYEMAYQDEVQPCRKRIKLKDDKLCGVCGDKALGYNFNAITCESCKAFFRRNALKEKKVKCLFQGNCAIDVRTRRFCPYCRLKKCFEIGMKSDMILDEKERKARMEKVAENRIKRQVTQQHTLVKDEPIDPDFEVNAVGSSSMYSPPTPSTEVPSSSDIPCSKSAYITFEKINVPVDSCDLPSDESMYRRLSGNEKTLVTEVGIAYQATVGSMHNSSAALQEDNYHSVNDLINHSEVAVRRLIKFVKRLEDFRRLSQEDQISSLKGAVLSTLLLRSASFYIVERDSWLTTKGEVSTVILKKATGFVELHDSHIKYCRALKTIMKNDFSLFGLALIIVIFNPDGPNVKDHQLLSDIQDKYLVLLKHYLESVFSFTYAKEYFVAISQKLNELKGISDGHAKVLLQVNPLEIEPLMLEVLNLK, from the exons ACTCCAAGTGATTGCTCCATGGACAACCCCACAGGAAGTACCTATGAGATGGCCTACCAGGATGAGGTCCAACCTTGCAGGAAACGAATCAAACTGAAAGATGACAAGCTGTGTGGTGTTTGTGGGGACAAGGCTCTAGGCTACAACTTCAATGCCATCACCTGCGAGTCTTGTAAAGCATTTTTCAGGAGAAATGCTCTCAAAGAAAAG AAAGTGAAGTGCCTTTTTCAAGGAAACTGTGCCATTGATGTACGGACGAGGCGGTTCTGTCCGTACTGCCGGTTAAAGAAGTGCTTTGAGATTGGAATGAAAAGTGACATGATATTAG ATGAGAAAGAACGGAAAGCTCGGATGGAGAAAGTGGCAGAAAACAGAATAAAGCGGCAGGTTACACAACAACATACACTGGTGAAGGATGAGCCGATTGATCCAGACTTTGAAGTCAACGCTGTTGGGTCCTCCAGCATGTACTCCCCACCGACACCTTCCACAGAAGTCCCTTCAAGCTCAGACATTCCTTGCTCCAAGAGTGCATACATTacctttgaaaaaataaatgttcCAGTGGACAGTTGTGATCTTCCTTCTGATGAAAGCATGTATAGGCGGCTGAGTGGGAATGAAAAGACGTTAGTGACTGAGGTGGGAATTGCGTACCAGGCCACTGTAGGGAGCATGCACAACAGCAGTGCAGCGCTGCAAGAAGATAATTATCACAGTGTCAATGACCTCATCAACCATTCAGAAGTTGCAGTTCGACGTCTTATCAAGTTTGTGAAACGTTTGGAAGATTTTCGGCGCCTCAGCCAGGAGGACCAAATATCCTCACTAAAGGGTGCAGTGCTTAGTACACTCCTTCTTCGGTCGGCTTCATTTTACATAGTGGAAAGAGATTCTTGGCTGACCACAAAAGGAGAAGTGTCTACTGTGATACTGAAGAAAGCAACAGGTTTCGTCGAATTACATGACTCCCACATAAAATACTGTCGTGCATTAAAAACAATTATGAAGAATGACTTTTCTTTGTTTGGACTTGCGTTAATTATCGTTATCTTCAATCCTGATGGACCAAATGTGAAAGATCATCAACTTCTTTCTGATATTCAGGACAAGTATCTGGTGCTCCTGAAGCACTACCTTGAGTCTGTGTTTTCCTTCACTTATGCTAAGGAGTACTTTGTGGCTATTAGCCAGAAACTGAATGAGCTCAAAGGAATAAGTGATGGCCACGCGAAGGTCCTCTTGCAGGTGAATCCTCTGGAAATTGAGCCACTTATGTTAGAGGTGCTTAACCTTAAATGA